In Corynebacterium guangdongense, one DNA window encodes the following:
- a CDS encoding thiamine pyrophosphate-binding protein, producing the protein MITVSQSLAAALLSCTDVTFGLMGNGNAHLIDALERGGRPILSVRHEVAAVAAADAHHRVSRRLAVATTTHGPGFLNTLTALADARVAGTPLLLVTGCAPGSGRRSADVDQESLAGALGVATLTVHPGYAATAVIEAARAALTGRTPVVVAVPRDVATVPSTDPEPPGLSLPVRERAPVDVTALLADAERPLILAGRGARDAVAHVRELAVRLGADVATTAPARGIFHGLAGVRDLGVCGGFNTSPEEIRAADVVLVLGAGLNDFTVDSGAAFGPGARVIQVDRAPAATHPRVGVFLRGDVADVVADLRRRPASRNPPPPPEPGGELAPDGRLDPRGLFTALNDMLPVDKLVTVDGGHFIAWPNLYLDLAGPDHMIMQGTAVQSIGMGFGAAVGVAAAAGERLVVAVTGDGGGLMGLADLDTLIRVAERCLVVVVNDAAYGAEIHQYAPAGLRERAMLIDEVDFAGVARSLGARADTVRTHADLAGAREWLAAGAAGTYLIDCRVSRSVVAPFIRRVAAEPIAHSLPDG; encoded by the coding sequence ATGATCACGGTGTCGCAGTCCCTCGCGGCCGCCCTGCTCAGCTGCACCGACGTCACGTTCGGGCTGATGGGTAACGGCAACGCCCACCTCATCGACGCCCTGGAGCGGGGTGGCCGGCCCATCCTCTCGGTGCGCCATGAGGTCGCCGCCGTCGCCGCCGCCGACGCCCACCACCGCGTGAGCCGTCGGTTGGCCGTAGCCACCACGACCCACGGCCCCGGCTTCCTCAACACCCTGACCGCGCTGGCCGACGCCCGCGTCGCGGGCACCCCGCTGCTGCTGGTCACCGGCTGCGCCCCTGGCTCGGGGCGCCGGTCCGCCGACGTCGACCAGGAGTCCCTGGCGGGGGCGCTGGGCGTGGCCACCCTCACCGTCCACCCCGGTTACGCCGCCACCGCCGTCATCGAGGCGGCCCGCGCCGCGCTCACGGGGCGCACTCCGGTGGTGGTCGCCGTCCCGCGGGACGTGGCGACCGTGCCGAGCACCGACCCGGAGCCCCCCGGGCTGAGCCTGCCCGTCCGCGAGCGTGCTCCCGTCGACGTCACCGCGCTGCTCGCCGACGCCGAGCGACCCCTCATCCTCGCCGGCCGGGGCGCCCGGGACGCCGTCGCCCACGTCCGTGAGCTGGCGGTGCGCCTGGGTGCGGACGTCGCGACGACGGCCCCGGCGCGGGGGATCTTCCACGGGCTGGCTGGCGTGCGTGACCTGGGCGTCTGCGGGGGCTTCAACACGAGTCCGGAGGAGATTCGCGCCGCCGACGTCGTCCTCGTCCTCGGCGCCGGGCTCAACGATTTCACCGTGGACTCCGGGGCGGCCTTCGGTCCGGGGGCGCGGGTGATCCAGGTGGACCGGGCGCCGGCGGCGACGCATCCCCGGGTCGGCGTCTTCCTCCGCGGGGACGTGGCCGACGTCGTCGCTGATCTGCGGCGGCGCCCCGCATCGCGGAACCCGCCCCCGCCGCCGGAGCCGGGCGGGGAGCTCGCCCCGGACGGCCGACTGGATCCCCGTGGCCTGTTCACCGCCCTCAACGACATGCTGCCCGTGGACAAGCTCGTCACCGTCGACGGCGGACACTTCATCGCCTGGCCGAACCTGTACCTGGACCTGGCCGGGCCCGACCACATGATCATGCAGGGCACCGCGGTGCAGTCGATCGGGATGGGTTTCGGGGCGGCCGTCGGCGTCGCCGCGGCGGCAGGGGAGCGGCTGGTCGTGGCGGTGACCGGAGACGGCGGCGGGCTCATGGGGCTGGCCGACCTGGACACGCTCATCCGGGTGGCGGAGCGCTGCCTCGTGGTGGTGGTCAACGACGCCGCCTACGGCGCGGAAATCCACCAGTACGCTCCGGCCGGGCTGCGCGAGCGCGCGATGCTCATCGACGAGGTGGATTTCGCCGGTGTCGCCCGCAGTCTGGGCGCCCGGGCGGACACCGTGCGCACGCACGCGGACCTGGCCGGAGCGCGGGAGTGGCTGGCGGCCGGAGCGGCGGGCACCTATCTGATCGACTGCCGGGTCTCGCGCAGCGTCGTCGCCCCCTTCATTCGCAGGGTGGCGGCGGAGCCCATAGCGCATTCCCTCCCTGACGGTTAG
- a CDS encoding FadD32-like long-chain-fatty-acid--AMP ligase, whose product MDLEKAIAQFFDESGNIRLAPQLTLAGLSELMYQGDLQMGGGERHCIRFWDFSESREGVAVDYNRTEINTRIKAVAARLQQVAKMGDRIAILAGNSPEYLFGFIGALYAGMVPVPLYDPNEPGHGDHLRAVIGDSEPTVVLTNKASAGAVREHFADIPSRERPRILSVDSLPDTLAESYQNPASTLQGQQMAMMATQLPIDTTAFLQYTSGSTRTPAGVVLTNRSILTNVLQIFAGAKLQMPLRLVTWLPLHHDMGIILAVFVIMLGLPMEIMSPRDFIQQPSRWTRQLASRGENDVNTYAVVPNFALELAVRYGKPEEGQDFSNVDGIIIGSEPVSESAVENFAEVFVPAGLKREALRPSYGLAEASLLVTTPQTENRPVISHFDRDELAGGKAVLVERGSDNAVAFASNGQVVRPQALTIVDPETKAELADGLVGEIWTNGQNTAAGYLDRPEDTAETFGQKLGERLGEGSRAEGFPDEGWLATGDLGTIIDGETYITGRLKDLVVIAGRNHYPQDIEATVQEASAHVRADSIAAFAIPGEASEQLVILVERADDADSSGDEAAVEDIRAAVASTHGVTPAEIRFHAPNEIARSSSGKIARRVNQKAYLAER is encoded by the coding sequence ATGGATCTTGAGAAGGCGATCGCGCAGTTCTTCGACGAGAGCGGCAACATCCGGCTCGCCCCGCAGCTGACCCTGGCGGGTCTGTCGGAGCTGATGTACCAGGGTGACCTGCAGATGGGCGGCGGTGAGCGTCACTGCATCCGTTTCTGGGACTTCTCCGAGTCGCGCGAAGGCGTGGCGGTGGACTACAACCGCACCGAGATCAACACCCGCATCAAGGCCGTCGCCGCGCGTCTGCAGCAGGTTGCCAAGATGGGTGACCGCATCGCCATTCTCGCCGGAAACTCGCCGGAGTACCTCTTCGGCTTCATCGGCGCCCTCTACGCCGGCATGGTCCCGGTCCCGCTCTACGACCCGAACGAGCCGGGTCACGGCGACCACCTCCGCGCCGTCATCGGCGACTCCGAGCCGACCGTCGTGCTGACGAACAAGGCCTCCGCCGGCGCGGTCCGCGAACACTTCGCGGACATCCCCTCCCGCGAGCGTCCGCGCATCCTCTCCGTCGACTCCCTGCCGGACACCCTGGCCGAGTCCTACCAGAACCCGGCGTCGACCCTGCAGGGCCAGCAGATGGCGATGATGGCCACCCAGCTGCCGATCGACACCACCGCGTTCCTGCAGTACACCTCCGGTTCCACCCGCACCCCGGCCGGTGTGGTCCTGACCAACCGCTCCATCCTCACCAACGTCCTCCAGATCTTCGCGGGCGCGAAGCTGCAGATGCCGCTGCGCCTGGTCACCTGGCTGCCGCTGCACCACGACATGGGCATCATCCTCGCCGTGTTCGTCATCATGCTGGGCCTGCCGATGGAGATCATGAGCCCGCGCGACTTCATCCAGCAGCCGTCCCGCTGGACCCGCCAGCTCGCCTCCCGCGGTGAGAACGACGTCAACACCTACGCCGTCGTCCCGAACTTCGCCCTCGAGCTGGCCGTGCGCTACGGCAAGCCGGAGGAGGGCCAGGACTTCTCCAACGTGGACGGCATCATCATCGGGTCGGAGCCGGTCTCCGAGTCCGCCGTCGAGAACTTCGCCGAGGTCTTCGTCCCGGCCGGCCTTAAGCGCGAGGCGCTGCGCCCGTCCTACGGCCTGGCCGAGGCGTCCCTGCTGGTGACCACGCCCCAGACCGAGAACCGTCCGGTCATCTCCCACTTCGACCGTGATGAGCTGGCCGGCGGCAAGGCCGTCCTCGTCGAGCGCGGCAGCGATAACGCCGTCGCCTTCGCCTCCAACGGTCAGGTCGTGCGCCCGCAGGCCCTGACCATCGTCGACCCGGAGACCAAGGCGGAGCTCGCCGACGGCCTGGTCGGCGAGATCTGGACCAACGGCCAGAACACCGCCGCCGGTTACCTGGACCGCCCGGAGGACACCGCCGAGACCTTCGGTCAGAAGCTCGGCGAGCGCCTCGGCGAGGGGTCCCGCGCCGAGGGCTTCCCCGACGAGGGCTGGCTCGCGACCGGTGACCTGGGCACCATCATCGACGGGGAAACCTACATCACCGGCCGCCTGAAGGATCTGGTCGTCATCGCCGGTCGCAACCACTACCCGCAGGACATCGAGGCCACGGTCCAGGAGGCCAGCGCCCACGTGCGAGCCGACTCCATCGCCGCCTTCGCCATCCCGGGCGAGGCCTCCGAGCAGCTGGTCATCCTGGTCGAGCGCGCCGACGACGCCGACTCCTCCGGCGACGAAGCCGCCGTCGAGGACATCCGCGCGGCGGTCGCCTCCACCCACGGCGTGACCCCGGCCGAGATCCGCTTCCACGCCCCGAACGAGATCGCCCGCTCCTCCTCGGGCAAGATCGCCCGTCGCGTGAACCAGAAGGCGTACCTGGCCGAGCGCTAG
- a CDS encoding cutinase family protein, translating into MRKAITVIAVVLVLVLIGAGAYSWLSSSDRSPIPESQRDDLPGLEEITEPDWCPDVEIVSTGGTWESWPTDDPFNPTFNPNSFMLSITGPLQAAYDINDVRVWTTPYTAQFKNINSQGEMSYDESRAEGTARVTGELRHIHQTCPSTDFILMGFSQGAVITGDVADQIGGGQGVIPAEKVRGVALIADGRREPGVGVNPGVEVDGIGAEISLQPVSGLIQFVVPGATMTGERPNGFGALADRTYQICAPEDSVCDAPYDIGNGIDRAMGLVEATGIHAQYASNPDVIPGTTTTQWAIDWAHGLINQ; encoded by the coding sequence ATGCGCAAAGCCATCACCGTCATCGCCGTCGTGCTCGTTCTCGTCCTGATCGGCGCGGGCGCGTACTCCTGGCTGTCCTCGTCGGATCGCTCGCCGATTCCCGAGTCCCAGCGCGACGACCTGCCGGGGTTGGAGGAGATCACAGAACCCGACTGGTGCCCCGACGTCGAGATCGTCTCGACCGGAGGCACGTGGGAGTCCTGGCCGACCGACGACCCCTTCAACCCCACGTTCAACCCCAACTCCTTCATGCTGTCGATCACCGGGCCGCTGCAGGCCGCCTACGACATCAACGACGTGCGCGTCTGGACCACCCCGTACACCGCCCAGTTCAAGAACATCAACTCCCAGGGCGAGATGAGCTACGACGAGTCCCGGGCGGAGGGCACCGCCCGCGTCACCGGCGAGCTCCGGCACATCCACCAGACCTGCCCGTCCACGGACTTCATCCTCATGGGCTTCTCGCAGGGCGCCGTCATCACCGGCGACGTCGCCGACCAGATCGGTGGCGGGCAGGGCGTGATTCCGGCGGAGAAGGTCAGGGGCGTCGCCCTGATCGCCGACGGCCGCCGGGAGCCCGGCGTGGGCGTCAACCCGGGCGTGGAGGTCGACGGCATCGGCGCCGAGATTTCCCTCCAGCCGGTCAGCGGACTCATCCAGTTCGTCGTGCCCGGCGCGACGATGACGGGGGAGCGGCCCAACGGCTTCGGTGCGCTGGCGGACCGCACCTACCAGATCTGCGCGCCGGAGGATTCCGTCTGCGACGCCCCCTACGACATCGGCAACGGCATCGACCGGGCCATGGGCCTGGTGGAGGCCACCGGGATCCATGCGCAGTACGCCAGCAACCCCGACGTCATTCCCGGAACCACCACCACGCAGTGGGCGATTGACTGGGCGCACGGGCTGATCAACCAGTAG
- a CDS encoding DUF732 domain-containing protein, which produces MMLTRTRLITMIGALATSATLLAGCGGTTVTSDDVEATGETSVAPLDRSATSSTSSTSPASSEASEDKDKDKDTGTGRSSEPSESAGVAAPAPPAPQDRGAREISEIPEQQPAHSREDESFLTAVAEEGINVEGVESQLIGAARTVCAEESGPVSDATALAVAGQLTAQDRTDLPAEDVSEILENAARESYCP; this is translated from the coding sequence ATGATGCTGACCCGTACCCGCCTGATCACCATGATCGGGGCCCTCGCCACTTCGGCGACGCTCCTGGCCGGTTGCGGTGGCACCACCGTCACCAGTGACGACGTGGAGGCTACCGGGGAGACCAGCGTGGCACCGCTGGATCGTTCCGCGACGTCCTCGACGTCCTCGACGTCCCCGGCGAGTTCGGAAGCGTCAGAGGACAAGGACAAAGACAAGGACACCGGGACCGGCAGGTCCTCGGAGCCGTCGGAAAGCGCGGGTGTCGCCGCGCCTGCCCCGCCCGCTCCGCAAGACCGGGGCGCCCGGGAGATCTCCGAGATTCCGGAACAGCAGCCGGCGCACAGCAGGGAGGACGAGTCCTTCCTGACGGCCGTGGCCGAGGAGGGGATCAACGTCGAGGGCGTCGAGTCCCAGCTGATCGGCGCCGCCCGCACCGTGTGCGCGGAGGAGTCGGGGCCGGTGTCGGACGCCACCGCCCTGGCCGTCGCCGGCCAGTTGACCGCGCAGGACCGGACCGATCTTCCGGCCGAGGACGTCAGCGAAATCCTCGAGAACGCCGCCCGCGAGTCCTACTGCCCCTAG
- a CDS encoding alpha/beta hydrolase-fold protein, producing MRDTASSSRSPKNVPNLRRRGAALIALPAALLMGVTTVPAVSAQSSLGSSFSDGFAPGEPPVRTPVNTTYPDVQGLPAGVSVERVDWLESRHVRVYIESAAMPDKLQKVDILLARDWHANPEKTYPEVWALDGLRARDDESGWTIETNIKQQYADRNVNVILPIGGQSSFYSDWQQPDQGTHYMWETFLTQELVPILDNEFRSNGRRAVVGLSMGGTAAMNLAQRHPYLFDFVGSFSGYLDTTTTGMPEAIAAAQMDAGGFTSTKMWGPAYSQDWIDHDPKLGIEALKDTSVYVSSGSGQDDYGLEDSVAEHPSNLAGVGLEIIARMSTQTFVDYAKRADVPVTARFRPSGTHNWAYWQFELNEAWPQMANALQISAEDRGADCVVGGAIAQATMSGIIGSCVNNEYPVGEEGEGRAQDFRNGTAFWSPDTGAHALYGRILAKYSQLGGATSWLGFPVTGERVTPDGRGRYVHFENGSIYWTAANGAYAIPKDMFTYWGTQGWENSKIGFPVAEGVEIDGGLVQKFENGWLTRSADGKNAVVHGAIGAKYGEIGTADSDLGYPTSDEIPLQGGAFQRFENGNIYWSPATGAHVVLYGAIFDHWGAANWERGEFGYPTTDTTRIPAGGLTQDFQGGTIRELSGVVTDSRN from the coding sequence ATGCGCGACACCGCATCGTCCTCCCGTTCCCCGAAGAACGTCCCGAATCTGCGCCGTCGTGGCGCAGCGCTCATCGCCCTGCCGGCCGCCCTCCTCATGGGTGTGACCACCGTGCCCGCCGTGAGCGCACAGTCCTCCCTGGGCTCCTCCTTCTCCGACGGCTTCGCGCCGGGCGAGCCGCCCGTGCGTACCCCGGTCAACACCACCTACCCGGACGTCCAGGGGCTGCCGGCGGGAGTCTCCGTCGAACGCGTCGACTGGCTCGAATCCCGCCACGTCCGCGTCTACATTGAGTCGGCGGCCATGCCGGACAAGCTGCAGAAGGTCGACATCCTTCTGGCCCGCGACTGGCACGCCAACCCGGAGAAGACCTACCCGGAGGTCTGGGCGCTGGACGGCCTGCGCGCCCGCGACGACGAGTCCGGCTGGACCATCGAGACGAACATCAAGCAGCAGTACGCCGACCGCAACGTCAACGTCATTCTGCCGATCGGCGGCCAGTCCTCCTTCTACTCCGACTGGCAGCAGCCGGACCAGGGCACCCACTACATGTGGGAGACCTTCCTGACCCAGGAGCTCGTCCCGATCCTGGACAACGAGTTCCGCTCCAACGGCCGTCGCGCCGTGGTTGGCCTGTCCATGGGCGGCACCGCCGCCATGAACCTGGCACAGCGTCACCCCTACCTCTTCGACTTCGTCGGCTCCTTCTCCGGTTACCTCGACACCACGACCACCGGCATGCCGGAGGCCATCGCCGCCGCCCAGATGGACGCCGGCGGCTTCACCTCCACGAAGATGTGGGGCCCGGCCTACTCCCAGGACTGGATCGACCACGATCCGAAGCTCGGCATCGAGGCGCTCAAGGACACGAGCGTCTACGTCTCCTCCGGCTCCGGCCAGGACGATTACGGCCTCGAGGACTCCGTCGCCGAGCACCCGTCCAACCTCGCCGGCGTCGGCCTCGAGATCATCGCCCGCATGTCCACCCAGACCTTCGTCGACTACGCGAAGCGCGCCGACGTCCCCGTCACCGCCAGGTTCCGTCCCTCCGGCACCCATAACTGGGCCTACTGGCAGTTCGAGCTCAACGAAGCGTGGCCGCAGATGGCCAACGCCCTCCAGATCTCGGCCGAGGACCGCGGCGCCGACTGCGTGGTGGGGGGCGCCATCGCCCAGGCCACCATGAGCGGCATCATCGGCTCCTGCGTCAACAACGAGTACCCGGTCGGTGAGGAAGGCGAGGGCCGTGCCCAGGACTTCCGCAACGGCACCGCCTTCTGGTCCCCGGACACCGGGGCGCACGCCCTTTACGGCCGCATCCTGGCGAAGTACAGCCAGCTCGGCGGCGCGACCAGCTGGCTGGGCTTCCCGGTCACCGGAGAGCGGGTCACCCCGGACGGCCGCGGCCGCTACGTCCACTTCGAGAACGGCTCCATCTACTGGACCGCCGCCAACGGCGCGTACGCCATCCCGAAGGACATGTTCACCTACTGGGGCACCCAGGGCTGGGAGAACTCCAAGATCGGCTTCCCGGTGGCCGAGGGCGTCGAGATCGACGGGGGCCTGGTGCAGAAGTTCGAGAACGGCTGGCTGACCCGCTCCGCCGACGGCAAGAACGCCGTCGTCCACGGGGCCATCGGCGCCAAGTACGGCGAGATCGGCACCGCCGACTCCGACCTGGGCTACCCGACCTCCGACGAAATCCCGCTCCAGGGCGGTGCCTTCCAGCGGTTCGAGAACGGCAACATCTACTGGTCCCCCGCGACGGGAGCCCACGTCGTCCTCTACGGCGCCATCTTCGACCACTGGGGCGCGGCCAACTGGGAGCGCGGCGAGTTCGGCTACCCGACCACCGACACCACCCGCATCCCGGCCGGTGGCCTGACCCAGGACTTCCAGGGCGGCACCATCAGGGAGCTCTCCGGCGTCGTTACGGATTCCCGCAACTAA
- a CDS encoding alpha/beta hydrolase, translating into MSATAGLRRIHTTILALIVAVATAVGLMVAGPGAVTADAEPRGWLRPDATGACEWDAHGWWVQRCDVWSPSMGRNIAVQIQPAARGGNAGYYLLDGLRATNHTNAWINDVNAAATFNNSNITLVMPIGGAGSFYADWNGPATYDLDNPVNYQWESFLTNELPAYLQQHFGVAWNNNAIAGLSMGGTAALNLAARYPDQFRQALSFSGYLTTTAPGAQTLLRMALWDAGGFNLNAMYGSMVSPRRFENDPFYNMDGLRGADNVYVSAGSGIPAREDAGILPQHVASAMFLEAVANLSTKAWSAKAVASGINVQQDYPSTGIHNWNQFGWQLNKTRPLVLDTMNAW; encoded by the coding sequence ATGTCTGCCACCGCAGGTCTGCGTCGCATCCACACAACCATTCTTGCCCTGATCGTCGCCGTCGCCACCGCCGTGGGACTCATGGTCGCGGGACCGGGCGCGGTCACCGCCGACGCCGAGCCGCGCGGCTGGCTCCGCCCGGACGCCACCGGCGCCTGCGAGTGGGACGCCCACGGCTGGTGGGTCCAGCGCTGCGACGTCTGGTCCCCGTCCATGGGCCGCAACATCGCCGTCCAGATCCAGCCGGCCGCCCGCGGCGGCAACGCCGGCTACTACCTGCTCGACGGCCTGCGCGCCACGAACCACACCAACGCCTGGATCAACGACGTCAACGCCGCGGCGACCTTCAACAACTCCAACATCACCCTGGTGATGCCGATCGGCGGCGCCGGCTCCTTCTACGCGGACTGGAACGGCCCGGCCACCTACGACCTGGACAACCCGGTCAACTACCAGTGGGAGTCCTTCCTCACCAACGAGCTGCCGGCCTACCTGCAGCAGCACTTCGGCGTCGCCTGGAACAACAACGCCATCGCCGGCCTGTCCATGGGCGGCACCGCCGCGCTGAACCTGGCCGCCCGCTACCCGGACCAGTTCCGCCAGGCCCTCAGCTTCTCCGGTTACCTGACCACCACCGCGCCGGGCGCCCAGACCCTGCTGCGCATGGCTCTGTGGGACGCCGGCGGATTCAACCTCAACGCCATGTACGGCTCGATGGTCAGCCCGCGCCGTTTCGAGAACGACCCGTTCTACAACATGGACGGCCTGCGCGGCGCCGACAACGTCTACGTCTCCGCCGGCTCCGGAATCCCGGCCCGCGAGGACGCCGGCATCCTCCCGCAGCACGTGGCCTCGGCGATGTTCCTGGAGGCCGTCGCCAACCTGTCCACGAAGGCCTGGTCCGCCAAGGCGGTCGCCTCCGGCATCAACGTCCAGCAGGACTACCCGTCGACCGGAATCCACAACTGGAACCAGTTCGGCTGGCAGCTCAACAAGACCAGGCCGCTGGTCCTGGACACCATGAACGCCTGGTAA
- the zomB gene encoding flagellar motor control protein ZomB: protein MATATAVSTTTASDRAASPNRRAQLSAVTAALSVLVLVLVAAVGGWLRRWISDDGLIVLRTVRNLLAGNGPVFNVGERVEANTSTLWQYVIWLGAAVTGAKLEYVAMVLALGFTVAAVGVAGAATARMYRTPTLLFVPFGGLIYLALPPARDFATSGLEWGLSIFWLAVLWLLLVNWVRATGRRHARGDAVTYWLAFWCGLSWLVRPELALYGGLAGILLLLSARNWRVALGILAVALPVPAGYQLFRMGYYGLITPHTAVAKSASDAQWASGWGYVRDLADPYGLFLALAVALGMAGVLMWWASTCQVVTRARPERRPGRLRLRSRTGVVVLVVLAASLHVLYIIRVGGDFMHGRMLLLPLFALMLPLMVIPLVDVAAPALLPALVLGLGATAVVGWAVLVGLRGHPVDWQAYEDGELGIVDEREFWSNATRRDPGDPPRTAEDFLPAKALGNWSEAVDHTLTTDGAVMISVAVSSEPERYAWFTEPRQAAETDLRALDPTMYLINLGMTSMNSPLELRVLDTVGLATPVGARQPRDEDGRVGHDKWLPWEWQIADTDADLNRVPAWYDREGAILARAALRSPEISELLASSREPMSWDRFWANVAYSLGDGRRLEISLDPRDHLDDSVVREIEEYVARTEERVRAGDVDGLPTPPGTAGPRIAW, encoded by the coding sequence ATGGCCACAGCCACAGCCGTTTCTACGACTACTGCTTCCGACCGGGCCGCCTCACCGAACCGGAGAGCTCAGCTCTCCGCGGTGACGGCGGCCCTGTCCGTGCTCGTCCTCGTGCTCGTTGCCGCCGTCGGTGGCTGGCTGCGCCGCTGGATCAGCGATGACGGACTGATCGTCCTGCGCACCGTCCGCAACCTGCTGGCCGGCAACGGGCCGGTGTTCAACGTCGGCGAACGCGTCGAGGCCAACACCTCGACCCTGTGGCAGTACGTCATCTGGCTCGGCGCGGCGGTCACGGGAGCGAAGCTCGAGTACGTGGCCATGGTGCTGGCGCTCGGTTTCACCGTCGCCGCCGTCGGTGTCGCCGGGGCGGCGACCGCGCGGATGTACCGCACCCCGACGCTGCTCTTCGTCCCGTTCGGCGGCCTGATCTACCTGGCGCTGCCGCCGGCCCGCGACTTCGCCACCAGCGGCCTGGAGTGGGGCCTGTCCATCTTCTGGCTGGCGGTGCTGTGGCTGCTGCTGGTCAACTGGGTGCGCGCCACCGGCCGTCGCCACGCGCGCGGCGACGCCGTCACCTACTGGCTGGCCTTCTGGTGCGGGTTGTCCTGGCTGGTGCGCCCTGAGCTGGCGCTCTACGGCGGGTTGGCGGGCATCCTCCTGTTGCTGAGCGCCCGCAACTGGCGGGTGGCGCTGGGGATTCTCGCCGTGGCCCTGCCGGTCCCGGCCGGCTACCAGCTCTTCCGGATGGGCTACTACGGGCTGATCACGCCGCACACGGCCGTCGCCAAGTCCGCCTCCGACGCGCAGTGGGCCTCCGGCTGGGGCTACGTGCGCGACCTGGCGGACCCCTACGGCCTCTTCCTGGCGCTGGCCGTGGCGCTGGGCATGGCCGGCGTCCTCATGTGGTGGGCCTCGACCTGCCAGGTGGTCACCCGCGCCCGCCCGGAGCGCCGACCGGGCCGCCTGCGACTGCGCTCCCGCACCGGCGTCGTCGTGCTCGTCGTGCTCGCCGCGTCGCTGCACGTGCTCTACATCATCCGCGTCGGCGGCGACTTCATGCATGGCCGGATGCTGCTGCTGCCGCTCTTCGCGCTGATGCTGCCGCTGATGGTCATTCCCCTCGTGGACGTGGCGGCCCCCGCCCTCCTTCCGGCGCTGGTGCTCGGCCTCGGCGCCACCGCGGTCGTCGGGTGGGCGGTGCTCGTCGGGCTGCGCGGCCACCCCGTCGACTGGCAGGCCTACGAGGACGGCGAGCTCGGCATCGTCGACGAGCGTGAGTTCTGGAGCAACGCCACGCGCCGGGACCCCGGCGATCCGCCACGCACCGCCGAGGACTTCCTGCCCGCCAAGGCGCTGGGCAACTGGAGCGAGGCCGTCGATCACACCCTGACCACGGACGGGGCGGTGATGATCTCCGTCGCCGTGAGCTCGGAACCGGAGCGCTACGCCTGGTTCACCGAACCGCGCCAGGCCGCGGAGACAGATCTGCGGGCGCTGGATCCGACGATGTATCTCATCAACCTGGGCATGACGAGCATGAACTCGCCGCTGGAGCTGCGCGTGCTCGACACGGTCGGTCTGGCCACCCCGGTCGGCGCCCGCCAGCCGCGCGACGAGGACGGCCGCGTGGGCCACGACAAGTGGCTGCCCTGGGAATGGCAGATCGCCGACACCGACGCCGACCTCAACCGTGTGCCGGCGTGGTACGACCGCGAGGGGGCCATCCTGGCGCGCGCCGCGCTGCGTTCCCCGGAGATTTCCGAGCTGCTTGCCAGCTCGCGGGAACCGATGAGCTGGGATCGGTTCTGGGCCAACGTCGCCTACTCGCTGGGCGACGGCCGCCGGCTGGAGATCTCGCTCGATCCCCGCGACCACCTCGACGACTCCGTGGTCAGGGAAATCGAGGAGTACGTCGCCAGGACGGAGGAGCGGGTCCGGGCGGGGGACGTCGACGGCCTGCCGACGCCGCCGGGCACCGCCGGCCCGCGCATCGCGTGGTAG